Proteins from one Nicotiana tabacum cultivar K326 chromosome 23, ASM71507v2, whole genome shotgun sequence genomic window:
- the LOC142177296 gene encoding uncharacterized protein LOC142177296 translates to MLREDQAQKLEELLMLGEVDTRSRQNQELGLQRPGDTRWGYNFKTVYNFIVLFSSIIHVLEVLASEGANYLERSMAKSLLSELNSHFDALNSDLLLGMASLSPDNSFTNYDKERIMKLAKLYPHEYSISKLEDLN, encoded by the exons ATGCTCCGAGAGGATCAAGCACAAAAACTAGAGGAATTGCTTATGCTTGGTGAAGTTGATACGAGAAGTAGACAAAATCAAGAACTTGGACTTCAAAGGCCAGGAGATACCCGTTGGGGATATAATTTTAAGACAGTGTATAACTTTATTGTATTATTCTCGTCAATTATTCATGTTCTTGAAGTTCTTGCAAGTGAAGGTGCAAATTATCTTGAGAGATCAATGGCAAAAAGTCTA CTTTCAGAACTTAATAGCCATTTTGATGCATTGAATAGTGATCTACTTCTTGGTATGGCTAGTTTGAGTCCGGATAATTCTTTTACAAATTATGATAAAGAAAGAATTATGAAGCTTGCTAAACTTTATCCTCATGAGTATAGTATTTCCAAGCTTGAAGATCTTAACTAA